Proteins from a genomic interval of Fusarium oxysporum Fo47 chromosome I, complete sequence:
- a CDS encoding DASH complex subunit Dad1-domain-containing protein → MASHSRSASAMGGHEKTYFEQQREALIGEIAMSFEHVLANINKLNRSLEAVTAVGNEFSSVEALWSQFENVMDKDGKAEGETEQADQTEHHEEEGDTTVKHEGA, encoded by the exons ATGGCCTCCCACTCAAGGTCAGCATCCGCGATGGGCGGTCACGAGAAGACGTACTTCGAGCAGCAGCGTGAGGCTCTGATTGGCGAGATCGCAATG AGCTTTGAGCACGTCTTGGCCAATATCAACAAGTTGAACCGATCTCTCGAGGCAGTCACTGCT GTCGGCAACGAATTCTCCTCGGTCGAGGCACTATGGTCGCAGTTCGAGAACGTCATGGACAAAGATGGCAAGGCTGAAGGCGAGACGGAACAGGCTGATCAGACGGAgcatcatgaagaagaaggcgataCTACAGTGAAGCACGAGGGGGCGTGA